One Mugil cephalus isolate CIBA_MC_2020 chromosome 8, CIBA_Mcephalus_1.1, whole genome shotgun sequence genomic window carries:
- the man1b1b gene encoding mannosidase, alpha, class 1B, member 1b: protein MHPSSRQDYVSISFTGHGSGSYNNSKQWRRRSCWRKWKQLSRLQRSLILFILVLVFICGIASFPTVTEHLRGLTDGVKETDSNSLPQPFIPPVLPEALQQGQPPLPEQPSQRKLSNKRGPPLLQNHLQRKRNASDVVIEDKAAGSKKEGKEVEKGVISTAEVAIENQREVEANKARDKENKDDHPANQQVKPSNESDTSWLEEVRVSFRHAWKGYKDFAWGYDELRPISKSYSEWFGLGLTLIDALDTMWILGLKEEFEEAKAWVATELTFNKNVDVNLFESTIRILGGLLSTYHLTGDAIFLDKAIDIGSRLMPAFNTPSKIPYSDVNIGKGTAHPPRWTSDSTVAEVTSIQLEFRELSRLTQEPQYQAAVSEVMKRVHDLDGKLDGLVPMFINTNNGQFTHQGIYTLGARADSYYEYLLKQWIQGGKKENQLLEDYLQAIEGVKKNLLQKSSPNGLTFVGEVSHGQFSPKMDHLVCFLPGTLALGAYNGLPADHMDLAKQLMETCYQMYAQMETGLSPEIVQFNMHVGSIRDIDVKLADRHNLLRPETVESLFYLYRFTKDHKYREWGWKILQSFNKYTKVSSGGYTSINNVRDPEYPSPRDKMESFFLGETLKYLYLLFSDDPDLISLDRYVFNTEAHPLPIWPSTA, encoded by the exons ATGCACCCGTCATCCCGACAGGACTATGTTTCTATCAGCTTCACTGGACACGGAAGTGGAAGTTACAACAACAGTAAGCAGTGGAGAAGACGGTCCTGCTGGAGG AAATGGAAGCAACTATCCAGGCTGCAGCGGAGCCTCATTCTCTTCATTCTTGTCCTCGTGTTCATTTGTGGAATAGCTTCTTTTCCTACGGTTACTGAACACCTCAGAG GCCTTACAGATGgagtgaaagagacagacagtaaCAGCTTGCCGCAGCCCTTCATTCCTCCGGTGTTGCCTGAGGCTCTTCAGCAGGGCCAGCCACCGCTGCCAGAACAACCCTCCCAG AGAAAATTATCTAACAAGAGAGGCCCACCTCTCCTTCAGAATCATCttcagaggaaaagaaatgcTTCAGATGTAGTCATTGAAGACAAGGCAGCTGGCagcaagaaggaaggaaaggaggtggaaaaaggaGTGATCAG TACTGCTGAGGTAGCAATTGAGAATCAAAGAGAAGTTGAAGCTAACAAAGCCAGGGATAAGGAGAACAAGGATGATCACCCTGCCAACCAGCAAGTCAAACCCTCCAATGAGTCGG ACACCAGCTGGTTGGAGGAAGTGCGGGTTTCTTTCAGACATGCATGGAAGGGCTACAAAGACTTTGCTTGGGGCTACGATGAGCTCAGGCCCATCTCTAAGTCATACAGCGAGTGGTTCGGCCTGGGTTTGACACTCATTGACGCCCTGGACACCATGTGGATCCTTGGACTTAAAGAAG AATTTGAAGAAGCAAAGGCGTGGGTGGCTACAGAACTCACgttcaacaaaaatgtagatgTCAACCTGTTTGAAAGCACCATCCGCATCCTGGGAGGCCTTCTGAGCACCTACCATTTGACCGGAGACGCCATCTTCCTTGACAAAGCT ATAGACATAGGCTCCAGGCTGATGCCAGCATTCAACACACCATCTAAGATCCCCTACTCTGACGTGAACATTGGGAAAGGTACAGCCCACCCCCCTCGCTGGACCTCAGACAGCACTGTAGCCGAAGTCACAAGCATCCAGCTGGAGTTCAGGGAGCTGAGCCGCCTCACCCAGGAGCCACAGTACCAG GCTGCAGTGTCAGAGGTTATGAAACGGGTCCACGACCTGGATGGCAAGCTTGATGGCCTTGTGCCCATGttcatcaacacaaacaacggACAGTTCACCCATCAAGGCATCTACACCCTGGGAGCCAGAGCAGATAGCTATTACGAATACTTGCTGAAGCAGTGGATCCAGGGAGGCAAGAAGGAGAACCA aCTCTTGGAGGACTATCTTCAGGCCATAGAAGGTGTAAAGAAGAACCTGTTGCAGAAGTCTTCACCTAATGGCCTCACCTTTGTTGGAGAGGTCTCACACGGACAGTTCAGTCCCAAAATG GACCATCTGGTGTGTTTCCTGCCTGGCACTCTGGCCCTCGGCGCTTACAACGGTTTGCCTGCTGATCACATGGACCTGGCCAAGCAGCTGATGGAGACCTGCTACCAGATGTATGCCCAGATGGAGACAGGCCTCAGTCCAGAGATCGTACAATTCAACATGCATGTAGGAAGCATCCGGGACATTGATGTAAAG CTCGCTGACAGACACAACCTCCTCCGACCAGAGACAGTAGAGAGTCTCTTCTATCTGTATAGGTTTACAAAGGATCACAAGTACCGCGAGTGGGGTTGGAAGATTCTCCAGAGCTTCAACAAATATACCAAG GTTTCCTCCGGTGGCTACACCTCTATAAACAACGTCCGTGACCCTGAGTACCCGAGCCCCCGAGACAAAATGGAGAGCTTCTTCCTGGGAGAGACCCTGAAGTATTTGTATCTGCTCTTCTCAGACGACCCCGACCTCATCAGCCTGGACCGATATGTCTTCAACACTGAGGCTCACCCCCTGCCCATCTGGCCTTCCACCGCGTGA
- the dpp7 gene encoding dipeptidyl peptidase 2 yields the protein MSKILAFFAITLTVFSTDVLHGLPNTSQFRNHHGFQAGPQFTEKYFTQTLDHFNFNSMGNGTFSQRYLITDQYWKKGYGPVFFYTGNEGNIWEFALNSGFITELAAQQKALVIFAEHRYYGKSLPFGKDSFNIPQVSLLTVEQALADYAVMITELKRQLAAADCPVIVFGGSYGGMLSVYMRLKYPNIVAGALAASAPILSTAGLGDSKQFFRDVTSDFENVAVECRDAVRGAFHQLRELAERADYSGIQSGFALCKPPSSAQDIHQLNGLLRNAFTLMAMLDYPYSTHFMGNMPANPVKVACETMLRGSDLVANLRDTAGIVYNSTGVLTCFDLYSLYLECADPTGCGLGFDSLAWDYQACTEIDLCYESNNVTDMFPPMAFTEKDRELYCSKRWGVVPRPDWLKIQFWGDALSTASNIIFSNGDLDPWANGGVRKSLSSSLVAINISGGAHHLDLRGSNDADPVSVINARKKEAELIAQWVKMERSRLRKSL from the exons ATGAGCAAAATATTAGCGTTTTTCGCTATAACACTGACAGTGTTTAGTACCGACGTGCTGCACGGTCTACCAAACACTTCCCAG TTCAGAAACCATCATGGTTTCCAGGCAGGTCCCCAGTTCACAGAGAAATACTTCACTCAGACTTTGGACCACTTCAACTTTAACAGCATGGGGAATGGGACCTTCAGCCAGCGTTACCTGATCACAG ATCAGTACTGGAAAAAAGGCTACGGCCCCGTGTTCTTCTACACTGGCAATGAGGGAAACATCTGGGAGTTTGCCCTGAACTCTGGGTTCATCACGGAGCTAGCTGCTCAGCAGAAGGCGCTGGTCATATTTGCTGAACAT aggtACTACGGCAAATCTCTTCCGTTTGGCAAAGACTCCTTCAACATCCCTCAGGTCAGTCTCCTGACGGTGGAGCAGGCCCTCGCCGACTATGCTGTCATGATCACTGAGCTGAAACGTCAACTGGCAGCTGCTGACTGTCCCGTCATCGTGTTTGGTGGCAG TTACGGTGGAATGCTGTCGGTCTATATGAGACTCAAGTACCCAAACATCGTGGCTGGGGCTCTGGCAGCCAGTGCCCCCATCCTGTCTACTGCTGGGCTGGGAGACTCCAAGCAGTTTTTCCGAGACGTTACATCT GATTTTGAGAATGTTGCCGTTGAATGCAGAGATGCAGTGAGAGGAGCTTTCCATCAGCTCAGAGAATTGGCTGAACGTGCTG ATTACAGCGGCATCCAGTCAGGATTTGCTCTGTGCAAGCCTCCGTCATCCGCTCAGGACATCCACCAGCTGAATGGCCTGCTGAGGAACGCCTTCACTCTGATGGCCATGCTGGACTACCCTTACAGCACTCACTTCATGGGCAACATGCCCGCTAACCCCGTCAAG gtgGCCTGTGAAACCATGCTCAGGGGATCTGACCTGGTGGCTAACCTCAGGGACACTGCAG GCATTGTGTACAACTCTACTGGGGTGCTGACCTGCTTTGACCTGTACAGCCTGTACTTGGAGTGTGCTGACCCCACTGGATGCGGACTGGGCTTTGACAGCTTGGCCTGGGACTATCAG GCATGCACAGAGATCGATCTGTGCTATGAGAGCAACAACGTGACAGACATGTTTCCTCCCATGGCCTTCACCGAGAAAGACCGTGAGCTGTACTGCTCCAAACGCTGGGGCGTGGTTCCACGGCCAGACTGGCTCAAAATCCAATTCTGGGGTGATG CCCTCTCCACAGCCAGCAACATTATCTTCTCCAATGGAGACCTAGACCCATGGGCCAACGGAGGG GTGCGGAAATCCTTAAGTTCATCGCTGGTAGCCATCAATATCTCTGGAGGGGCCCATCATTTGGACCTGAG AGGATCTAATGATGCTGACCCAGTGTCGGTCATCAACGCCaggaagaaagaggcagagctCATCGCACAGtgggtgaagatggaaaggagCAGATTACGAAAGTCACTTTAA